In the genome of Amaranthus tricolor cultivar Red isolate AtriRed21 chromosome 15, ASM2621246v1, whole genome shotgun sequence, one region contains:
- the LOC130801268 gene encoding uncharacterized protein LOC130801268 isoform X2: MKKKYHKFKSLQEFYNHGDFPLIQKAAGLNKVSLDQLIVDQASFHELSTETEDLNQRQLFASETSHIQSFAENFRSLGYMKDPVPFENLQMLQNLTTSPDTVKQHDQDFIDCKGDDSSCISKDDALRFGGVDHKNVTSSAASVNSPFADVCEKFVSRQSITDGSPVDQTSVEEGDQHATISNKYSSKAVLPTLGSADGVKSNLPFTGTQIPHLQSQDIMDGNGSDELVDVRVCDICGDVGREALLVLCSQCNDGAEHIYCMTPTMDKVPEDDWLCEECLLTQDLKRQCLAAVKRLDNAPKPSCLRVQHVGKMKKNHFSDASFLSDERLGLTMEMRSEIKKIFFDGRIKSLKCSVSGMKTQFSRASSLKILGENTARQVSSFVDLPAEKAMKQKCSSAHRSSKSKQGLCGGSANASGSIMGVRCSQEDIRQSRRSTDASSDCELTNHHSDKKLHKRKAKHYLMWKNKSQMGSSLFGSSPSRFNSTKTKSVSRKVKATHSSRKNVNIKKSYQLNGNTNVKTLVPQSHEGKDCSNTIIVRPIEERKSPCQSSDINVTGNPEQTVNLTTQKADFDNVPEDNNDHSVASHKIMPFDSQRVEVMPTPELANDDYMVTAMISVVPDPACIWKGIFKLEKSGKLPFECCGVEAHLSTCASSRVIGLVHKFSTELLLKEVPRLQTWPIQFQNYHPTEQDIALYFFAQDLSSYGTSYRMLLEDVTNNDSALEANFGDFQLLVFPSSLLPLRSQRWNSLPFFWGVFRTRKADDSYSPSLSTMTVNEAFSSPGSCGSESKFVSAPRTFHNFIQVSEVVDPMVLQSAVLVKCGDRGYEREVASPEKHTPKRKQVRSHTIPFVHDCRNEVLDCGLFGDNSQKEKIFDKDIKNINKTDGEGITAIDFFSDVNYKGQNCTRVYESASGFRQTCDVASVSFSLDSGPSGSSDGGYAKSAKEEPLENSGYYNAINLDLYLGNRSEEAVDLNLSLGLPNISRYNPKESFKNGSSRDGNVSLVLSLGLPSWNS; this comes from the exons atgaagaagaaatatcATAAATTTAAATCACTTCAAGAATTTTATAATCATGGTGATTTTCCTTTGATTCAAAAG GCTGCTGGCTTGAACAAAGTCTCATTGGATCAGTTGATTGTCGATCAAGCTTCCTTTCATGAATTATCTACTGAAACCGAAGACTTAAACCAAAGGCAGCTTTTCGCTAGTGAAACAAGTCATATTCAATCATTTGCTGAAAATTTTCGAAGTTTAGGTTATATGAAAGATCCTGTTCCATTCGAAAATTTGCAAATGTTGCAAAATTTGACTACTTCTCCGGACACAGTAAAACAGCACGATCAAGATTTTATTGACTGCAAAGGTGATGATAGCTCTTGCATTAGCAAAGATGATGCTCTGCGCTTTGGTGGTGTAGATCATAAGAATGTGACGTCTAGTGCAGCTTCGGTTAATAGTCCCTTTGCTGATGTTTGCGAGAAATTTGTAAGTCGTCAATCTATTACAGATGGCTCTCCAGTCGATCAAACGTCTGTTGAAGAAGGTGACCAGCATGCCACAATATCAAACAAGTATTCAAGTAAAGCTGTACTGCCAACACTAGGTTCTGCTGATGGCGTGAAGTCTAATTTACCATTTACAGGCACACAGATACCTCATCTTCAGAGCCAGGATATTATGGATGGCAATGGATCAGATGAATTGGTCGAT GTTAGAGTATGTGATATTTGTGGTGATGTTGGTCGGGAGGCATTGCTTGTTCTTTGTAGCCAGTGTAATGATGGAGCAGAGCATAT TTATTGTATGACTCCAACGATGGATAAAGTCCCTGAAGATGATTGGTTGTGCGAAGAGTGTTTGTTAACGCAAGATTTGAAGAGACAGTGCCTAGCTGCAGTGAAGAGGCTAGATAATGCTCCAAAGCCTTCATGTTTGAGGGTTCAGCATGTCggtaaaatgaagaaaaatcaTTTCAGTGATGCTTCCTTCTTATCTGATGAGAGACTTGGGCTTACTATGGAAATGAGAtcagaaataaagaaaatattttttgacgGAAGGATAAAATCGCTGAAGTGCTCTGTCTCTGGGATGAAAACGCAGTTTTCTCGGGCTTCTTCATTGAAGATCTTGGGTGAAAACACAGCGCGCCAGGTATCTTCTTTTGTTGATCTTCCTGCTGAGAAAGCGATGAAGCAAAAATGTTCATCAGCTCATAGATCATCCAAATCTAAACAAGGATTATGTGGAG GATCTGCCAATGCTTCTGGGTCAATTATGGGAGTGCGATGCTCACAAGAAGACATACGTCAAAGCAGAAGGTCTACCGATGCAAGTTCTGACTGTGAACTCACAAATCATCATTCTGACAAGAAGCTGCACAAAAGAAAAGCCAAACATTATTTAATGTGGAAAAACAAAAGCCAAATGGGTTCATCGCTTTTTGGGTCTAGCCCTTCTAGATTTAACTCTACTAAGACCAAGAGCGTTTCGAGGAAGGTTAAGGCGACACATTCTTCTAGAAAGAACGTCAACATCAAAAAATCCTACCAGCTCAACGGCAATACAAATGTGAAGACACTTGTTCCCCAAAGTCATGAAGGCAAAGATTGTTCGAACACAATCA TTGTTAGACCTATTGAAGAAAGGAAGTCACCCTGTCAATCAAGTGACATAAATGTGACCGGTAATCCTGAACAGACAGTGAATTTAACCACTCAGAAAGCTGATTTTGACAATGTCCCAGAAGATAACAATGATCATTCAGTTGCTTCGCACAAAATTATGCCATTTGACTCTCAACGCGTGGAAGTCATGCCTACACCTGAACTGGCAAATGATGACTATATGGTTACGGCCATGATTTCTGTTGTCCCAGATCCTGCATGCATTTGGAA GGGAATATTTAAATTGGAGAAAAGCGGAAAACTTCCATTCGAATGCTGTGGGGTAGAAGCGCACTTATCGACTTGCGCATCTTCCAGAGTAATTGGATTGGTTCATAAGTTCTCAACTGAGCTTCTGTTAAAGGAAGTTCCACGTTTGCAAACGTGGCCTATTCAATTTCAAAACTATCATCCGACAGAGCAAGATATTGCTCTCTACTTTTTTGCTCAAGATTTATCGAG CTATGGAACAAGTTACAGAATGTTGCTTGAAGACGTGACAAACAATGATTCAGCTTTAGAGGCCAACTTTGGTGATTTTCAGCTTTTAGTTTTTCCGTCTAGCTTGCTTCCTTTGAGATCACAGC GCTGGAATTCTCTCCCGTTTTTCTGGGGCGTCTTTAGAACAAGGAAAGCTGATGACTCTTATAGCCCTAGCTTAAGCACGATGACGGTGAATGAAGCTTTTTCTTCTCCTGGTAGTTGTGGATCAGAGAGCAAATTTGTTTCTGCACCTCGTACATTCCACAACTTCATTCAAGTATCAGAAGTTGTTGATCCTATGGTTTTGCAATCTGCCGTGTTGGTCAAGTGTGGGGACCGAGGATATGAACGTGAAGTAGCTTCACCGGAAAAACATACTCCGAAAAGGAAGCAGGTCCGATCTCATACTATTCCTTTTGTCCATGATTGCAGAAACGAGGTTTTGGACTGTGGGCTATTTGGTGATAACTCGCAG AAAGAAAAGATATTCGATAAagatataaaaaacattaacaaGACTGATGGAGAAGGCATTACAGCAATCGACTTCTTTTCTGATGTAAATTACAAGGGTCAAAATTGCACTCGAGTCTATGAATCTGCCTCTGGATTCAGACAGACGTGTGATGTTGCTAGTGTTTCTTTTTCGTTAGACTCGGGACCATCAGGGTCATCTGATGGCGGGTACGCTAAATCAGCTAAAGAAGAACCATTAGAGAATTCTGGATACTATAACGCTATTAATCTCGACCTCTACTTGGGCAATAGATCAGAAGAAGCAGTCGATTTGAATTTGTCTCTTGGCTTGCCTAATATAAGCAGATATAACCCTAAAGAGTCGTTCAAGAATGGAAGCAGTCGAGATGGAAATGTTTCACTGGTCCTCTCTCTTGGATTGCCATCGTGGAATAGCTGA
- the LOC130801268 gene encoding uncharacterized protein LOC130801268 isoform X1, with product MINEILISMVGVSRVSELKAKQNHYGDLGVAAGLNKVSLDQLIVDQASFHELSTETEDLNQRQLFASETSHIQSFAENFRSLGYMKDPVPFENLQMLQNLTTSPDTVKQHDQDFIDCKGDDSSCISKDDALRFGGVDHKNVTSSAASVNSPFADVCEKFVSRQSITDGSPVDQTSVEEGDQHATISNKYSSKAVLPTLGSADGVKSNLPFTGTQIPHLQSQDIMDGNGSDELVDVRVCDICGDVGREALLVLCSQCNDGAEHIYCMTPTMDKVPEDDWLCEECLLTQDLKRQCLAAVKRLDNAPKPSCLRVQHVGKMKKNHFSDASFLSDERLGLTMEMRSEIKKIFFDGRIKSLKCSVSGMKTQFSRASSLKILGENTARQVSSFVDLPAEKAMKQKCSSAHRSSKSKQGLCGGSANASGSIMGVRCSQEDIRQSRRSTDASSDCELTNHHSDKKLHKRKAKHYLMWKNKSQMGSSLFGSSPSRFNSTKTKSVSRKVKATHSSRKNVNIKKSYQLNGNTNVKTLVPQSHEGKDCSNTIIVRPIEERKSPCQSSDINVTGNPEQTVNLTTQKADFDNVPEDNNDHSVASHKIMPFDSQRVEVMPTPELANDDYMVTAMISVVPDPACIWKGIFKLEKSGKLPFECCGVEAHLSTCASSRVIGLVHKFSTELLLKEVPRLQTWPIQFQNYHPTEQDIALYFFAQDLSSYGTSYRMLLEDVTNNDSALEANFGDFQLLVFPSSLLPLRSQRWNSLPFFWGVFRTRKADDSYSPSLSTMTVNEAFSSPGSCGSESKFVSAPRTFHNFIQVSEVVDPMVLQSAVLVKCGDRGYEREVASPEKHTPKRKQVRSHTIPFVHDCRNEVLDCGLFGDNSQKEKIFDKDIKNINKTDGEGITAIDFFSDVNYKGQNCTRVYESASGFRQTCDVASVSFSLDSGPSGSSDGGYAKSAKEEPLENSGYYNAINLDLYLGNRSEEAVDLNLSLGLPNISRYNPKESFKNGSSRDGNVSLVLSLGLPSWNS from the exons atgattaatgAGATCTTAATTTCAATGGTGGGTGTTTCACGTGTAAGTGAATTAAAGGCTAAGCAGAATCATTATGGGGATTTGGGAGTG GCTGCTGGCTTGAACAAAGTCTCATTGGATCAGTTGATTGTCGATCAAGCTTCCTTTCATGAATTATCTACTGAAACCGAAGACTTAAACCAAAGGCAGCTTTTCGCTAGTGAAACAAGTCATATTCAATCATTTGCTGAAAATTTTCGAAGTTTAGGTTATATGAAAGATCCTGTTCCATTCGAAAATTTGCAAATGTTGCAAAATTTGACTACTTCTCCGGACACAGTAAAACAGCACGATCAAGATTTTATTGACTGCAAAGGTGATGATAGCTCTTGCATTAGCAAAGATGATGCTCTGCGCTTTGGTGGTGTAGATCATAAGAATGTGACGTCTAGTGCAGCTTCGGTTAATAGTCCCTTTGCTGATGTTTGCGAGAAATTTGTAAGTCGTCAATCTATTACAGATGGCTCTCCAGTCGATCAAACGTCTGTTGAAGAAGGTGACCAGCATGCCACAATATCAAACAAGTATTCAAGTAAAGCTGTACTGCCAACACTAGGTTCTGCTGATGGCGTGAAGTCTAATTTACCATTTACAGGCACACAGATACCTCATCTTCAGAGCCAGGATATTATGGATGGCAATGGATCAGATGAATTGGTCGAT GTTAGAGTATGTGATATTTGTGGTGATGTTGGTCGGGAGGCATTGCTTGTTCTTTGTAGCCAGTGTAATGATGGAGCAGAGCATAT TTATTGTATGACTCCAACGATGGATAAAGTCCCTGAAGATGATTGGTTGTGCGAAGAGTGTTTGTTAACGCAAGATTTGAAGAGACAGTGCCTAGCTGCAGTGAAGAGGCTAGATAATGCTCCAAAGCCTTCATGTTTGAGGGTTCAGCATGTCggtaaaatgaagaaaaatcaTTTCAGTGATGCTTCCTTCTTATCTGATGAGAGACTTGGGCTTACTATGGAAATGAGAtcagaaataaagaaaatattttttgacgGAAGGATAAAATCGCTGAAGTGCTCTGTCTCTGGGATGAAAACGCAGTTTTCTCGGGCTTCTTCATTGAAGATCTTGGGTGAAAACACAGCGCGCCAGGTATCTTCTTTTGTTGATCTTCCTGCTGAGAAAGCGATGAAGCAAAAATGTTCATCAGCTCATAGATCATCCAAATCTAAACAAGGATTATGTGGAG GATCTGCCAATGCTTCTGGGTCAATTATGGGAGTGCGATGCTCACAAGAAGACATACGTCAAAGCAGAAGGTCTACCGATGCAAGTTCTGACTGTGAACTCACAAATCATCATTCTGACAAGAAGCTGCACAAAAGAAAAGCCAAACATTATTTAATGTGGAAAAACAAAAGCCAAATGGGTTCATCGCTTTTTGGGTCTAGCCCTTCTAGATTTAACTCTACTAAGACCAAGAGCGTTTCGAGGAAGGTTAAGGCGACACATTCTTCTAGAAAGAACGTCAACATCAAAAAATCCTACCAGCTCAACGGCAATACAAATGTGAAGACACTTGTTCCCCAAAGTCATGAAGGCAAAGATTGTTCGAACACAATCA TTGTTAGACCTATTGAAGAAAGGAAGTCACCCTGTCAATCAAGTGACATAAATGTGACCGGTAATCCTGAACAGACAGTGAATTTAACCACTCAGAAAGCTGATTTTGACAATGTCCCAGAAGATAACAATGATCATTCAGTTGCTTCGCACAAAATTATGCCATTTGACTCTCAACGCGTGGAAGTCATGCCTACACCTGAACTGGCAAATGATGACTATATGGTTACGGCCATGATTTCTGTTGTCCCAGATCCTGCATGCATTTGGAA GGGAATATTTAAATTGGAGAAAAGCGGAAAACTTCCATTCGAATGCTGTGGGGTAGAAGCGCACTTATCGACTTGCGCATCTTCCAGAGTAATTGGATTGGTTCATAAGTTCTCAACTGAGCTTCTGTTAAAGGAAGTTCCACGTTTGCAAACGTGGCCTATTCAATTTCAAAACTATCATCCGACAGAGCAAGATATTGCTCTCTACTTTTTTGCTCAAGATTTATCGAG CTATGGAACAAGTTACAGAATGTTGCTTGAAGACGTGACAAACAATGATTCAGCTTTAGAGGCCAACTTTGGTGATTTTCAGCTTTTAGTTTTTCCGTCTAGCTTGCTTCCTTTGAGATCACAGC GCTGGAATTCTCTCCCGTTTTTCTGGGGCGTCTTTAGAACAAGGAAAGCTGATGACTCTTATAGCCCTAGCTTAAGCACGATGACGGTGAATGAAGCTTTTTCTTCTCCTGGTAGTTGTGGATCAGAGAGCAAATTTGTTTCTGCACCTCGTACATTCCACAACTTCATTCAAGTATCAGAAGTTGTTGATCCTATGGTTTTGCAATCTGCCGTGTTGGTCAAGTGTGGGGACCGAGGATATGAACGTGAAGTAGCTTCACCGGAAAAACATACTCCGAAAAGGAAGCAGGTCCGATCTCATACTATTCCTTTTGTCCATGATTGCAGAAACGAGGTTTTGGACTGTGGGCTATTTGGTGATAACTCGCAG AAAGAAAAGATATTCGATAAagatataaaaaacattaacaaGACTGATGGAGAAGGCATTACAGCAATCGACTTCTTTTCTGATGTAAATTACAAGGGTCAAAATTGCACTCGAGTCTATGAATCTGCCTCTGGATTCAGACAGACGTGTGATGTTGCTAGTGTTTCTTTTTCGTTAGACTCGGGACCATCAGGGTCATCTGATGGCGGGTACGCTAAATCAGCTAAAGAAGAACCATTAGAGAATTCTGGATACTATAACGCTATTAATCTCGACCTCTACTTGGGCAATAGATCAGAAGAAGCAGTCGATTTGAATTTGTCTCTTGGCTTGCCTAATATAAGCAGATATAACCCTAAAGAGTCGTTCAAGAATGGAAGCAGTCGAGATGGAAATGTTTCACTGGTCCTCTCTCTTGGATTGCCATCGTGGAATAGCTGA
- the LOC130801268 gene encoding uncharacterized protein LOC130801268 isoform X3, translating into MKDPVPFENLQMLQNLTTSPDTVKQHDQDFIDCKGDDSSCISKDDALRFGGVDHKNVTSSAASVNSPFADVCEKFVSRQSITDGSPVDQTSVEEGDQHATISNKYSSKAVLPTLGSADGVKSNLPFTGTQIPHLQSQDIMDGNGSDELVDVRVCDICGDVGREALLVLCSQCNDGAEHIYCMTPTMDKVPEDDWLCEECLLTQDLKRQCLAAVKRLDNAPKPSCLRVQHVGKMKKNHFSDASFLSDERLGLTMEMRSEIKKIFFDGRIKSLKCSVSGMKTQFSRASSLKILGENTARQVSSFVDLPAEKAMKQKCSSAHRSSKSKQGLCGGSANASGSIMGVRCSQEDIRQSRRSTDASSDCELTNHHSDKKLHKRKAKHYLMWKNKSQMGSSLFGSSPSRFNSTKTKSVSRKVKATHSSRKNVNIKKSYQLNGNTNVKTLVPQSHEGKDCSNTIIVRPIEERKSPCQSSDINVTGNPEQTVNLTTQKADFDNVPEDNNDHSVASHKIMPFDSQRVEVMPTPELANDDYMVTAMISVVPDPACIWKGIFKLEKSGKLPFECCGVEAHLSTCASSRVIGLVHKFSTELLLKEVPRLQTWPIQFQNYHPTEQDIALYFFAQDLSSYGTSYRMLLEDVTNNDSALEANFGDFQLLVFPSSLLPLRSQRWNSLPFFWGVFRTRKADDSYSPSLSTMTVNEAFSSPGSCGSESKFVSAPRTFHNFIQVSEVVDPMVLQSAVLVKCGDRGYEREVASPEKHTPKRKQVRSHTIPFVHDCRNEVLDCGLFGDNSQKEKIFDKDIKNINKTDGEGITAIDFFSDVNYKGQNCTRVYESASGFRQTCDVASVSFSLDSGPSGSSDGGYAKSAKEEPLENSGYYNAINLDLYLGNRSEEAVDLNLSLGLPNISRYNPKESFKNGSSRDGNVSLVLSLGLPSWNS; encoded by the exons ATGAAAGATCCTGTTCCATTCGAAAATTTGCAAATGTTGCAAAATTTGACTACTTCTCCGGACACAGTAAAACAGCACGATCAAGATTTTATTGACTGCAAAGGTGATGATAGCTCTTGCATTAGCAAAGATGATGCTCTGCGCTTTGGTGGTGTAGATCATAAGAATGTGACGTCTAGTGCAGCTTCGGTTAATAGTCCCTTTGCTGATGTTTGCGAGAAATTTGTAAGTCGTCAATCTATTACAGATGGCTCTCCAGTCGATCAAACGTCTGTTGAAGAAGGTGACCAGCATGCCACAATATCAAACAAGTATTCAAGTAAAGCTGTACTGCCAACACTAGGTTCTGCTGATGGCGTGAAGTCTAATTTACCATTTACAGGCACACAGATACCTCATCTTCAGAGCCAGGATATTATGGATGGCAATGGATCAGATGAATTGGTCGAT GTTAGAGTATGTGATATTTGTGGTGATGTTGGTCGGGAGGCATTGCTTGTTCTTTGTAGCCAGTGTAATGATGGAGCAGAGCATAT TTATTGTATGACTCCAACGATGGATAAAGTCCCTGAAGATGATTGGTTGTGCGAAGAGTGTTTGTTAACGCAAGATTTGAAGAGACAGTGCCTAGCTGCAGTGAAGAGGCTAGATAATGCTCCAAAGCCTTCATGTTTGAGGGTTCAGCATGTCggtaaaatgaagaaaaatcaTTTCAGTGATGCTTCCTTCTTATCTGATGAGAGACTTGGGCTTACTATGGAAATGAGAtcagaaataaagaaaatattttttgacgGAAGGATAAAATCGCTGAAGTGCTCTGTCTCTGGGATGAAAACGCAGTTTTCTCGGGCTTCTTCATTGAAGATCTTGGGTGAAAACACAGCGCGCCAGGTATCTTCTTTTGTTGATCTTCCTGCTGAGAAAGCGATGAAGCAAAAATGTTCATCAGCTCATAGATCATCCAAATCTAAACAAGGATTATGTGGAG GATCTGCCAATGCTTCTGGGTCAATTATGGGAGTGCGATGCTCACAAGAAGACATACGTCAAAGCAGAAGGTCTACCGATGCAAGTTCTGACTGTGAACTCACAAATCATCATTCTGACAAGAAGCTGCACAAAAGAAAAGCCAAACATTATTTAATGTGGAAAAACAAAAGCCAAATGGGTTCATCGCTTTTTGGGTCTAGCCCTTCTAGATTTAACTCTACTAAGACCAAGAGCGTTTCGAGGAAGGTTAAGGCGACACATTCTTCTAGAAAGAACGTCAACATCAAAAAATCCTACCAGCTCAACGGCAATACAAATGTGAAGACACTTGTTCCCCAAAGTCATGAAGGCAAAGATTGTTCGAACACAATCA TTGTTAGACCTATTGAAGAAAGGAAGTCACCCTGTCAATCAAGTGACATAAATGTGACCGGTAATCCTGAACAGACAGTGAATTTAACCACTCAGAAAGCTGATTTTGACAATGTCCCAGAAGATAACAATGATCATTCAGTTGCTTCGCACAAAATTATGCCATTTGACTCTCAACGCGTGGAAGTCATGCCTACACCTGAACTGGCAAATGATGACTATATGGTTACGGCCATGATTTCTGTTGTCCCAGATCCTGCATGCATTTGGAA GGGAATATTTAAATTGGAGAAAAGCGGAAAACTTCCATTCGAATGCTGTGGGGTAGAAGCGCACTTATCGACTTGCGCATCTTCCAGAGTAATTGGATTGGTTCATAAGTTCTCAACTGAGCTTCTGTTAAAGGAAGTTCCACGTTTGCAAACGTGGCCTATTCAATTTCAAAACTATCATCCGACAGAGCAAGATATTGCTCTCTACTTTTTTGCTCAAGATTTATCGAG CTATGGAACAAGTTACAGAATGTTGCTTGAAGACGTGACAAACAATGATTCAGCTTTAGAGGCCAACTTTGGTGATTTTCAGCTTTTAGTTTTTCCGTCTAGCTTGCTTCCTTTGAGATCACAGC GCTGGAATTCTCTCCCGTTTTTCTGGGGCGTCTTTAGAACAAGGAAAGCTGATGACTCTTATAGCCCTAGCTTAAGCACGATGACGGTGAATGAAGCTTTTTCTTCTCCTGGTAGTTGTGGATCAGAGAGCAAATTTGTTTCTGCACCTCGTACATTCCACAACTTCATTCAAGTATCAGAAGTTGTTGATCCTATGGTTTTGCAATCTGCCGTGTTGGTCAAGTGTGGGGACCGAGGATATGAACGTGAAGTAGCTTCACCGGAAAAACATACTCCGAAAAGGAAGCAGGTCCGATCTCATACTATTCCTTTTGTCCATGATTGCAGAAACGAGGTTTTGGACTGTGGGCTATTTGGTGATAACTCGCAG AAAGAAAAGATATTCGATAAagatataaaaaacattaacaaGACTGATGGAGAAGGCATTACAGCAATCGACTTCTTTTCTGATGTAAATTACAAGGGTCAAAATTGCACTCGAGTCTATGAATCTGCCTCTGGATTCAGACAGACGTGTGATGTTGCTAGTGTTTCTTTTTCGTTAGACTCGGGACCATCAGGGTCATCTGATGGCGGGTACGCTAAATCAGCTAAAGAAGAACCATTAGAGAATTCTGGATACTATAACGCTATTAATCTCGACCTCTACTTGGGCAATAGATCAGAAGAAGCAGTCGATTTGAATTTGTCTCTTGGCTTGCCTAATATAAGCAGATATAACCCTAAAGAGTCGTTCAAGAATGGAAGCAGTCGAGATGGAAATGTTTCACTGGTCCTCTCTCTTGGATTGCCATCGTGGAATAGCTGA
- the LOC130801586 gene encoding mitochondrial carnitine/acylcarnitine carrier-like protein translates to MGDVAKDLTAGTVGGAAQLIVGHPFDTIKVKLQSQPTPSPGQAPKYTGAMDAVKQTIAAEGPRGLYKGMGAPLATVAAFNAVLFTVRGQMEALLKSEPGVPLSIGQQVACGAGAGLAVSFLACPTELIKCRLQAQSSLAGAGTAAVAVKYGGPIDVAKHVLSEAGARGLFKGLVPTLAREVPGNAAMFGVYEAVKQFIAGGHDTSSLGRGSLILAGGIAGASFWCFVYPTDVVKSVIQIDDHKAPKYSGSINAFKKILSTEGVKGLYKGFGPAMARSVPANAACFLAYEVTRSSLG, encoded by the exons ATGGGAGACGTAGCAAAGGACTTAACCGCAGGTACTGTTGGAGGGGCTGCTCAACTGATAGTTGGTCATCCATTTGACACCATCAAGGTGAAGCTCCAAAGCCAGCCGACTCCTTCTCCTGGCCAAGCTCCGAAATATACAGGCGCTATGGATGCTGTGAAGCAAACAATAGCTGCAGAAGGTCCTAGAGGTTTGTACAAAGGTATGGGGGCCCCACTTGCTACTGTTGCCGCTTTCAACGCCGTACTCTTCACAGTTAGAGGCCAAATGGAAGCCTTGTTGAAATCTGAACCTGGTGTACCCCTCTCGATTGGCCAACAAGTTGCTTGTGGTGCTGGGGCTGGACTTGCCGTCTCGTTTTTAGCTTGCCCCACAGAATTGATCAAGTGCAG GCTACAGGCCCAAAGTTCCCTAGCTGGAGCCGGGACAGCTGCAGTGGCCGTGAAGTATGGGGGACCAATTGATGTAGCAAAGCACGTTCTATCAGAAGCGGGTGCACGAGGTCTTTTTAAAGGCTTGGTTCCTACTTTAGCCCGTGAAGTCCCAGGTAACGCTGCAATGTTTGGTGTATATGAAGCTGTCAAACAATTCATAGCCGGTGGACACGATACTTCCAGCTTAGGGAGAGGCTCGTTAATATTAGCCGGAGGTATAGCCGGAGCTTCCTTTTGGTGTTTTGTGTACCCTACTGATGTGGTAAAAAGCGTAATCCAAATCGATGATCATAAAGCACCCAAATATTCTGGCTCAATCAACGCGTTCAAAAAGATACTATCTACCGAGGGTGTGAAAGGATTGTACAAGGGATTCGGTCCTGCGATGGCTCGAAGTGTACCAGCAAATGCCGCTTGTTTCTTGGCATATGAGGTTACTAGGTCTAGTCTAGGGTGA
- the LOC130801428 gene encoding uncharacterized protein LOC130801428 produces the protein MDGKLEKSLRSSSMPLISRLDHLDSMMYGLEGKKYSSARWGCEGSAPVFGVWTRSESVPLDFAVKEAQSKGSILDRITSLEERLIQVIQEIEQNSIRKTELEVSGELASQEKKISRKTTNKFEKGSPKHKKMFPTRLFHLRSLLGC, from the exons atggaTGGAAAACTCGAAAAATCTCTCCGTTCAAGCTCCATGCCTTTGATTTCTAGGCTTGATCACTTGGATTCTATG atGTATGGTTTGGAGGGTAAGAAGTATTCATCAGCTAGATGGGGTTGTGAAGGTAGTGCACCAGTTTTTGGGGTTTGGACAAGATCAGAAAGTGTTCCATTGGACTTTGCTGTCAAAGAGGCCCAATCCAAAGGTTCAATTTTGGATCGAATTACGTCTCTTGAGGAACGATTAATCCAG GTAATACAAGAGATCGAGCAAAATTCTATTCGTAAGACAGAACTAGAAGTTAGCGGCGAATTAGCTTCTCAAGAGAAGAAAATTAGTAGGAAGACTACTAATAAGTTTGAAAAAGGTTCTCCAAAACATAAGAAAATGTTCCCTACTAGATTGTTTCATTTAAGATCATTGTTAGGCTGCTAA